From the Streptomonospora nanhaiensis genome, the window CCTTGCGGCGGCCGTCCAGGAGTTCCCCGGGATCGGGCCCACCGGGGCCGCGGTGTTCTGCCGGGAGGCCCAGGCGGTGTGGCCGTGGCTGCGGCCCTACGCCGACCGGCGCGCGCGGACCGGCGCCGACAGGGTGGGGCTGCCGCCCTCGCCCGAGCGGCTAGGGGGCCTGGTCGAGGGCGAGGAGATGGCCGCGCTCACCGCCGGGCTGGTGCGCGCGGCGCGCGACGCCGACCTGGCCCGCCGCGTCCGCGAGGCCGCCTGACCCGGGCGCCGCCGCGCCGCGGGGGAGGGCGCTGCGGCGCGTGCCCGGACGCCCGCCGCGTGGCCCCGGCGGTGTCGGTGCCGGTGGGTAGCGTGGAGGTATGTGCCGAAACATCCGCCGCCTTCACAACTACGCGCCGCCCGCCACCTCTGAGGAGGTCCAGGCCGCCGCGGTGCAGTACGTCCGCAAGGTCAGCGGCACCACCCGGCCCTCGGCCGCCAACCAGGAGGCGTTCGACCGCGCGGTCGCGGCCGTCGCCGCGGCCACCGCCGAACTTTTGGACTCCCTGGTCACCACCGCGCCGCCGCGCTCGCGCGAGGAGGACGCCGCCCGCGCCAGGGAGCGCGCGCGGCAGCGCTACGGCACCGCCCCGGCGGCCGGGTAGTCGCGCCGGCGCACGGCCGGGCCGCCGAGCCCGGCCGGTGCCGGGGGGCCGGGTGGTGGTCCCCCGACTCTCTTCCTGCTCTCGTCTCTGACCTGGTCTTCTTCGTACAGCTTGGCCATGATGTAGTAGGACTGCTATAAACGGTAGTGGTTCACCGATGAAAGGTATGACGGATATGGCCATGCTGGACGGCGGGCAGCAGCGCACCGCGGCTGCCGACCGCGCCGACCCCGACTCCTCCCCCGACGGCGACGGCGCCGTCATCCAGGTCCGCGACCTGCGGATGCGCTACGGCGGCGCCGACGTGCTCAAGGGCGTGAGCTTCACGGCCCGCCGGGGCGAGGTGCTGACCCTCCTGGGGCCCAACGGCGCGGGCAAGAGCACCACCATCGAGATCCTTGAGGGCTTCCGGATGCGGTCGGGCGGACAGGTCACCGTCCTGGGCACCGACCCCGCCCACGGCGACGAGCGCTGGCGGGCCCGCCTGGGCGTGGTGCTGCAGTCCTGGCGCGACCACGGCCGCTGGAAGGTCGAGGAGCTGCTGGCCTACCTCGCCCGGTTCTACGGCCCCTACTCCTCGCCCCGGCGCCGCCGCCCGCGCCCCGTGCCCGAGCTCCTGGAGACCGTGGGCCTGACCCAGTACGCCGGGAACCGGGTCAACACCCTCTCCGGCGGGCAGCGCCGCCGCCTCGACGTCGCCATCGGCATCGTGGGCAACCCCGAGGTCCTGTTCCTGGACGAGCCCACCGCCGGCTTCGACCCCGAGGCGCGCCGCGACTTCCACGACATCGTCCACGGGCTGGCCGACGAGGACACCACCGTCATCCTCACCACCCACGACCTCGACGAGGCCGAGAAGCTCGCCGACCGCATCCTCATCATGGCCGGCGGCCGCATCGTCGCCGAGGGCAGCGCCGACCAGCTCGCCGCCCAGGTGCCCGCCGACGCCGAGGTCAAGTGGACCCGCGACGGCCGGCGCTTCGTCCACAGCACGTCTGACGCCACCGGATTTTTGCGCGGCCTGCTGGAGGAGCACGGCGACCGGATCGCCGACCTGGAGGTCCGCCGGGCCAGCCTGGAGGACGCCTACATGACCCTGGTCCACCGCCACGAGTCCGGCAGCGCCGAGGAAGCCGCGCTGGAGTTCGCCGAGGAGATCCGATGAGCAGTCCCACCGTCCTCGCCCTGCGCTCGGGTCTGCGGCGCGGCT encodes:
- a CDS encoding DUF2277 domain-containing protein, producing the protein MCRNIRRLHNYAPPATSEEVQAAAVQYVRKVSGTTRPSAANQEAFDRAVAAVAAATAELLDSLVTTAPPRSREEDAARARERARQRYGTAPAAG
- a CDS encoding ABC transporter ATP-binding protein codes for the protein MAMLDGGQQRTAAADRADPDSSPDGDGAVIQVRDLRMRYGGADVLKGVSFTARRGEVLTLLGPNGAGKSTTIEILEGFRMRSGGQVTVLGTDPAHGDERWRARLGVVLQSWRDHGRWKVEELLAYLARFYGPYSSPRRRRPRPVPELLETVGLTQYAGNRVNTLSGGQRRRLDVAIGIVGNPEVLFLDEPTAGFDPEARRDFHDIVHGLADEDTTVILTTHDLDEAEKLADRILIMAGGRIVAEGSADQLAAQVPADAEVKWTRDGRRFVHSTSDATGFLRGLLEEHGDRIADLEVRRASLEDAYMTLVHRHESGSAEEAALEFAEEIR